The following proteins are co-located in the Bacteroidales bacterium genome:
- a CDS encoding L,D-transpeptidase, with product MTKISDLNHKAIAYLKAAFYKVPERARLLVPAAKTQQRLKRAGRKLAMIAGTLLILLLVFWLFVYMVPVTQEWFVKQAPSPKSNAEISPKLKKALESSQKELQNLNKKYEAMTPKQAYMVINTSDNHFFLYRDRKLVREGFVSTGSYVRLQSHDDREWLFKTPKGKQTVKGKITNPVWRRPDWAFIEEGLAVPSATHPSRYEYGVLGDYALSLGDGYLIHGTLYKRFLGMPVTHGCIRMNDEDLEATFKTLNIGSRVYIY from the coding sequence ATGACCAAAATATCAGATCTCAACCACAAAGCCATAGCTTATCTGAAGGCCGCCTTCTACAAAGTGCCGGAGAGGGCTAGGCTGTTGGTCCCTGCTGCTAAAACTCAACAAAGGTTAAAGAGGGCAGGAAGGAAATTAGCAATGATAGCAGGAACCCTGCTAATTTTACTTTTAGTTTTCTGGCTGTTCGTTTATATGGTGCCGGTAACACAGGAATGGTTTGTAAAACAAGCCCCATCACCGAAAAGCAATGCTGAAATCAGCCCAAAGCTTAAAAAAGCATTAGAGTCGTCTCAAAAAGAACTTCAAAACCTCAACAAGAAATATGAGGCTATGACGCCAAAGCAAGCCTACATGGTGATAAACACATCCGATAATCACTTTTTCCTGTACCGCGATAGAAAATTGGTACGTGAAGGCTTTGTCAGTACCGGCAGCTACGTCCGCTTGCAATCACACGATGACCGCGAGTGGCTTTTTAAGACCCCAAAGGGCAAGCAAACTGTGAAGGGTAAAATTACAAACCCGGTGTGGAGAAGGCCAGATTGGGCTTTTATCGAAGAAGGTTTGGCTGTGCCCTCAGCTACCCATCCAAGCCGTTACGAGTATGGCGTTCTTGGCGACTATGCCCTGAGCCTGGGTGATGGATATCTCATTCACGGAACGCTTTATAAAAGATTTCTTGGCATGCCTGTAACACACGGCTGCATCAGGATGAACGATGAAGACCTGGAGGCTACATTTAAAACGCTAAATATAGGTTCGCGCGTTTATATTTATTAA
- a CDS encoding L,D-transpeptidase, with protein sequence MKRWRRGIIWFAVIITVLAFLIVGFIKLIPEPPAKEIEMARQALLTARESKAEVYAKDIFKEANRYYDSAMDTWQAENKRFILFRDYSSVVRLSGISAEKSEAASKDTKSHANDLEQRTKKLLGSLNNILKELNNTYARFPLPKKTRSAISKGKLLVSEGQVAFRNGSLIEAEKKVAQAETLLKNAHNEARNLIYEYFENHRQWKVWMDQTIAESKKKNSTVIIVDKFASKCFVYKKGKKTAEFDAELGKNWVGDKSQRGDYATPEGRYRVTQKKEGRSTKYYKALLIDYPNADDKKRFKSAIDSGKLPRNTHIGGLIEIHGHGGKGADWTEGCVALTDSDMDKLYRLVSVGTPVTIIGSIANLDSILNNQF encoded by the coding sequence ATGAAAAGGTGGAGAAGAGGAATCATTTGGTTTGCAGTTATAATTACAGTTCTTGCTTTTTTAATAGTTGGGTTCATAAAATTAATACCAGAACCACCGGCCAAAGAAATTGAAATGGCCAGGCAGGCCCTCTTAACAGCCAGGGAAAGCAAGGCTGAAGTCTATGCAAAAGATATTTTTAAAGAGGCCAACCGCTACTATGACTCGGCCATGGACACCTGGCAAGCAGAAAACAAGCGCTTTATCCTATTTCGGGATTATTCCTCTGTTGTAAGACTATCTGGAATTTCAGCAGAGAAATCTGAAGCTGCCAGTAAAGACACCAAATCACATGCTAATGATTTGGAACAGCGCACAAAAAAGTTGCTTGGCAGCTTGAACAACATCTTAAAAGAACTGAATAATACCTATGCAAGGTTTCCCCTTCCCAAAAAAACCAGGTCGGCAATTTCTAAAGGAAAACTATTGGTATCCGAAGGACAGGTAGCTTTCAGAAATGGAAGTTTAATTGAGGCTGAAAAAAAAGTTGCGCAGGCAGAAACCCTGCTAAAGAACGCTCATAATGAAGCCCGAAACCTTATCTATGAATATTTCGAAAATCACAGACAGTGGAAAGTTTGGATGGATCAGACCATTGCTGAATCAAAAAAGAAGAACTCAACTGTGATTATTGTTGATAAATTTGCAAGCAAATGCTTTGTTTACAAAAAAGGGAAGAAAACTGCCGAGTTTGATGCAGAGCTTGGCAAGAACTGGGTAGGCGACAAAAGTCAAAGAGGCGACTATGCAACCCCCGAAGGCCGCTATCGGGTCACACAAAAAAAAGAAGGCCGCTCAACAAAATATTATAAGGCGCTGCTTATTGATTACCCAAATGCCGATGACAAGAAACGTTTCAAATCAGCCATTGATAGCGGGAAACTGCCAAGAAATACACATATTGGCGGGCTCATTGAAATTCATGGACATGGGGGCAAAGGTGCCGACTGGACTGAAGGCTGCGTAGCGCTGACCGACAGTGATATGGACAAACTCTACAGGCTTGTTAGTGTTGGAACGCCGGTAACAATTATCGGTTCCATTGCAAACCTGGACTCCATTTTAAATAATCAATTTTAA
- a CDS encoding RNA polymerase sigma factor, with product MNIKAYQSLSDEQLVSKIISDDLPDLYEVIFHRYKHRVLEKCYSLVKNRDLAEELTEDVLSKVYEKLRSFKGNSSFGSWLYSITYNHCIDYLRVKKKLHYPEWNRQNELPEIIDETEEDFTDLHFEKLNNVMDKLHTEEKALLLMKYQDDLSLKQISEALRLSEGAVKMRIKRSKARLLYLYKMEYGGI from the coding sequence ATGAACATTAAAGCTTATCAAAGCTTAAGCGATGAACAGCTTGTCAGCAAAATCATTTCCGATGATTTGCCCGATCTCTATGAAGTTATTTTCCACAGGTATAAGCATCGTGTACTTGAAAAATGCTATAGCCTTGTCAAGAATCGTGACCTCGCAGAAGAACTAACTGAAGATGTGCTTTCAAAAGTTTATGAGAAGCTGAGAAGCTTCAAAGGAAATTCCTCATTCGGTTCGTGGCTTTATTCCATAACCTATAACCATTGTATTGATTATTTGCGTGTGAAGAAAAAGTTGCATTACCCGGAATGGAACCGTCAAAACGAACTCCCCGAAATAATAGATGAAACCGAAGAAGATTTTACCGACCTGCATTTTGAGAAACTGAACAATGTGATGGATAAGCTTCATACGGAAGAAAAGGCGCTTCTCTTAATGAAATACCAGGACGATCTCTCCCTGAAGCAGATTTCAGAAGCATTGCGTTTGAGTGAAGGTGCGGTTAAAATGAGAATTAAACGTTCAAAAGCCCGGCTGCTGTACCTTTATAAAATGGAGTATGGTGGAATTTAA
- a CDS encoding energy transducer TonB, producing MTTKTNNIQFVTLRLIATYFVALIIGWASLSIICLAQEPKTIDLDAKQEPSIRVDTIKGDDGKEHQVIRAVPEKEGEVFVVVEEPPIFQGGNEARIRFISENITYPEEARIKGIQGTVFVTFVIETDGSVANVRILRGIGGGCDEEAVRVVENMPKWNPGKQRGENVRVMFNMPIKFALGDKE from the coding sequence ATGACCACAAAAACAAACAACATACAATTCGTAACACTACGGCTGATTGCAACCTATTTTGTTGCATTAATTATTGGATGGGCATCACTCAGCATAATCTGCCTGGCACAGGAACCAAAAACAATAGACTTAGATGCAAAGCAGGAACCTTCCATTCGTGTTGACACAATTAAAGGTGATGATGGCAAAGAACATCAAGTAATCAGAGCGGTTCCAGAAAAGGAAGGAGAAGTTTTTGTTGTTGTTGAAGAACCGCCAATATTTCAAGGAGGTAATGAAGCCCGTATCAGATTTATTTCAGAGAACATCACATATCCCGAAGAAGCCCGGATAAAAGGTATTCAGGGAACGGTTTTCGTAACATTTGTAATTGAAACCGATGGGTCTGTTGCAAATGTTCGGATACTTAGAGGTATCGGAGGCGGTTGTGATGAGGAAGCAGTCAGGGTTGTTGAAAATATGCCAAAATGGAACCCTGGCAAACAAAGAGGCGAAAATGTGAGAGTTATGTTCAATATGCCGATCAAGTTTGCTTTAGGAGACAAGGAATAG
- a CDS encoding energy transducer TonB, protein MLAGPVTAGILSNNMKHSTLKNRFTMMTKTNNRKPATFRLALAIVAVTTVSFGVFISACQTGTQKAETETTEQETIEVPSEQIEVEQQTPTDISEEIFIVVEEPPSFNGGDEARIKYISENIKYPEEARAKGIQGTVFVTFVVEADGSVSDVKILRGIGGGCDEEAVRVIESMPKWIPGKQRGQAVRVQFNMPIRFVLE, encoded by the coding sequence ATGCTGGCCGGTCCGGTTACTGCCGGAATATTATCCAATAACATGAAACATTCAACACTTAAAAACAGATTTACCATGATGACAAAAACAAACAACAGAAAACCGGCAACTTTCAGGCTTGCTTTAGCCATAGTTGCTGTAACAACGGTGAGCTTTGGTGTATTTATCAGCGCCTGCCAGACAGGAACCCAAAAAGCCGAAACAGAAACAACTGAACAGGAAACCATAGAGGTTCCATCAGAACAGATCGAAGTTGAACAGCAAACACCAACTGATATTTCTGAAGAGATATTTATAGTTGTTGAAGAACCGCCCAGCTTCAACGGAGGTGATGAGGCCAGGATCAAATATATTTCGGAAAACATCAAATATCCCGAAGAAGCCAGGGCAAAAGGAATACAGGGAACAGTATTCGTAACATTTGTTGTTGAAGCCGATGGTTCTGTTTCGGATGTAAAAATATTGAGAGGCATAGGTGGTGGCTGTGATGAGGAAGCTGTAAGGGTAATCGAAAGCATGCCCAAATGGATACCCGGAAAACAAAGAGGCCAGGCTGTGCGGGTGCAATTCAATATGCCAATCCGGTTTGTACTGGAATAA
- a CDS encoding BlaI/MecI/CopY family transcriptional regulator, with translation MKELTRAEEQIMQVMWEIDKGFVNDILDQLPEPKPAYTTVSTIIRILEKKGFVSYKAYGKTHEYFPLVSKKQYARSRITNLLGSYFGNSVPSLASFLTHEENLSLEELEEIRSIMDAEINKLKPDGNE, from the coding sequence ATGAAAGAATTAACCCGCGCCGAAGAGCAGATCATGCAGGTAATGTGGGAAATAGATAAAGGATTTGTAAACGATATCCTGGATCAACTTCCTGAACCCAAACCTGCTTACACTACAGTTTCTACCATCATCAGGATACTGGAGAAAAAAGGATTCGTAAGTTATAAGGCTTATGGAAAAACCCATGAATACTTTCCGCTGGTGAGCAAAAAGCAATACGCCCGTTCGAGAATCACTAACCTGCTTGGCAGTTATTTTGGCAATTCAGTGCCTTCGCTGGCATCCTTCCTTACACACGAGGAAAACCTCAGCCTCGAAGAGCTTGAAGAAATCCGCAGCATAATGGATGCAGAAATCAACAAATTAAAACCCGACGGCAATGAATGA
- the mnmA gene encoding tRNA 2-thiouridine(34) synthase MnmA, giving the protein MKIAALVSGGVDSSVTIPLLKEQGFEPDIFYIKIGMEDKAGFMDCPSEEDIEIVTWIAKKYGCRMEIVDLQKDYWESVVAYTIDTVKKGLTPNPDVMCNLLIKFGVFNERYGNDFDRITTGHYAGRVERNSKVFLGTASDHVKDQTYFLGRITGAQMQKLMFPLENMLKQEVREMAHNMKLPSAARRDSQGICFLGKINYNDFIRRYVGEKEGKIVELETGKILGKHKGYWFHTIGQRKGLGLGQGPWFVVKKDAEENVIYVSNGYDPEAQYSDAILLEDFLFITENPFPDLANGADITFKIRHTPEFTKGTIKSEGNKIILKSEKPIAGIAAGQFGVVYDREEKICLGSGVIR; this is encoded by the coding sequence ATGAAAATTGCTGCATTGGTTTCAGGTGGGGTTGACAGCTCGGTGACCATTCCGCTTTTGAAAGAGCAGGGGTTTGAGCCGGATATCTTCTATATCAAAATAGGGATGGAAGACAAGGCCGGCTTCATGGACTGCCCTTCGGAAGAGGACATTGAGATTGTAACCTGGATCGCAAAAAAGTATGGCTGCCGTATGGAAATCGTTGACCTGCAAAAGGATTACTGGGAAAGTGTGGTGGCTTATACAATAGATACCGTGAAAAAAGGCCTTACGCCCAATCCTGATGTGATGTGCAACCTGCTGATCAAGTTCGGGGTGTTTAACGAACGCTACGGCAATGATTTCGATCGCATTACCACCGGGCATTATGCCGGCAGGGTGGAACGCAACAGCAAAGTTTTTCTGGGAACCGCCAGCGATCATGTTAAAGACCAGACCTATTTCCTGGGGCGGATTACCGGCGCACAGATGCAAAAACTCATGTTCCCCCTCGAAAATATGCTGAAGCAGGAGGTGCGGGAAATGGCTCACAATATGAAACTACCCAGCGCTGCCCGCCGCGATAGTCAGGGCATCTGCTTCCTCGGCAAGATCAATTACAACGATTTTATCCGGCGCTATGTGGGCGAAAAGGAAGGTAAAATTGTGGAACTTGAAACCGGAAAAATTCTTGGCAAACACAAAGGCTATTGGTTTCATACCATCGGCCAGCGCAAAGGCCTGGGGCTGGGACAAGGCCCCTGGTTCGTAGTGAAAAAGGATGCGGAAGAAAACGTCATTTATGTTTCCAACGGTTACGATCCCGAAGCACAATACAGCGACGCCATTCTGCTCGAAGATTTCCTTTTCATCACCGAAAACCCATTTCCTGATCTTGCTAATGGCGCTGATATTACATTTAAAATCCGCCATACGCCGGAATTCACAAAAGGAACAATAAAAAGCGAAGGCAACAAAATCATCCTCAAATCCGAAAAACCAATTGCCGGAATCGCAGCCGGGCAGTTTGGTGTAGTTTATGACCGGGAGGAAAAGATCTGTTTGGGAAGCGGGGTGATTAGGTGA
- a CDS encoding glycine C-acetyltransferase: MYGKMKEHLQTELEKIRQDGLYKDERILMTPQGVHIKTKRGLDVLNFCANNYLGLCNDPRVMAAANYAFFKWGFGMASVRFICGTQLVHKQLEEKLSEFLGMEDTILYSSAFDANGGIFEPLLGEDSAIISDELNHASIIDGVRLCKAQRFRYKNNDMNDLEAQLKEASGAKFKLIVTDGVFSMDGIIAQVDKVCDLAEKYDALVMVDDSHATGFIGERGRGTHEHCNAIGRVDIISTTFGKALGGASGGCVSGHKEIIDLLRQRSRPYLFSNSLTPAISGATLEVIKLLTETTELRDKLNVNTKLFRSGIEEAGFKIVPGTHPIVPVLLGHLPNDAQLSQDFANELLNEGIYVIGFYYPVVPKGKSRIRVQISAAHSKENILFAIEKFTKVGKKLGAI; encoded by the coding sequence ATGTACGGAAAAATGAAAGAACACCTGCAAACTGAACTTGAGAAGATCAGGCAGGACGGACTATATAAGGATGAACGCATTTTAATGACCCCACAGGGGGTTCATATCAAAACCAAAAGAGGTTTGGATGTTTTAAATTTCTGCGCAAACAATTACCTTGGTTTGTGTAACGATCCCAGAGTCATGGCCGCTGCGAACTATGCCTTCTTCAAATGGGGTTTTGGCATGGCATCCGTCAGGTTTATCTGCGGAACCCAACTGGTTCACAAGCAACTTGAAGAAAAACTCAGTGAGTTCCTCGGAATGGAAGACACCATTTTGTACTCATCAGCCTTTGATGCCAATGGCGGCATTTTTGAACCATTGCTTGGCGAAGATTCCGCCATCATCAGCGATGAACTCAACCATGCTTCCATCATTGACGGCGTAAGGCTTTGCAAGGCGCAGCGCTTCCGTTACAAAAATAACGACATGAACGATCTGGAAGCCCAGCTCAAAGAAGCATCCGGAGCAAAGTTCAAACTCATTGTAACGGATGGTGTTTTTTCAATGGATGGCATCATTGCCCAGGTTGACAAAGTATGCGATTTAGCTGAAAAATATGATGCCCTCGTCATGGTTGACGACTCTCACGCCACCGGTTTTATTGGTGAGCGTGGACGTGGAACCCACGAGCATTGCAATGCGATAGGAAGGGTGGATATCATCAGCACTACTTTCGGGAAAGCGCTGGGCGGTGCATCCGGTGGTTGTGTTTCGGGTCACAAAGAAATCATTGATTTGTTACGTCAACGCTCAAGGCCGTATCTTTTTTCAAATTCCCTTACTCCGGCTATCAGCGGGGCAACCCTCGAAGTGATAAAACTGCTTACCGAAACAACAGAACTGCGCGATAAGCTGAATGTAAACACAAAACTTTTCCGCAGTGGAATAGAAGAAGCAGGTTTTAAGATAGTACCTGGCACTCATCCGATTGTTCCTGTTTTGCTCGGCCACCTACCAAATGATGCACAATTGTCGCAGGATTTTGCCAATGAATTGCTCAATGAAGGCATCTATGTCATTGGTTTCTACTATCCTGTGGTTCCAAAAGGGAAGTCGAGGATAAGGGTTCAGATCAGCGCAGCACACTCAAAAGAGAATATTCTTTTTGCCATCGAAAAGTTCACGAAAGTGGGAAAGAAATTAGGCGCGATATAG
- a CDS encoding holo-ACP synthase, whose protein sequence is MIFGIGTDIIEVERIEKQLENNSGLKEKLFTPGEIAYCETKKNKAQHYAARFAAKEAFLKAIGTGWRDGLQFNEVEVTNDQLGKPLIVLYGKTRDFVAEINITNIQVSLSHIRDMVNAIVIIEK, encoded by the coding sequence TTGATCTTCGGAATAGGAACAGATATTATTGAAGTTGAACGCATTGAAAAACAGCTTGAAAACAATTCAGGGCTGAAAGAAAAGCTGTTCACTCCCGGTGAAATTGCTTATTGCGAAACCAAGAAAAATAAAGCCCAGCATTATGCGGCCCGCTTTGCCGCCAAGGAAGCCTTCCTGAAAGCCATCGGCACCGGCTGGCGCGACGGGCTTCAATTCAACGAAGTGGAGGTTACCAACGATCAGCTTGGAAAGCCATTAATAGTCCTTTACGGAAAAACCAGGGATTTTGTTGCAGAAATAAATATTACCAATATCCAGGTATCGCTTTCGCATATCCGGGATATGGTGAATGCAATTGTGATTATTGAGAAGTAA
- the acsA gene encoding acetate--CoA ligase: MSNIRSYEERLKDFSWKIAEDELDYKPGDMINIGWYCSDRICQMGKADKMALLWENAMGVEKKYTYNDVRLTSNTIGHFLRSLGIDAGDRVCIFLDRIPELYLGFLGVLKIGAIVQPLFSAFGEESLHVRLENAETTAIITQRKHVGKVRKLIDKMPYLKHIIIVDHDGKKELKEREVVFSLEDAEPVEHIEIHPTTAESPSVLHYTSGTTGQPKGVKHVHYSLISQYLTSKWTLDLQEDDIYWCTADPGWVTGTSYGIIGGFSNGVTNCVLEAGFSAEAWYRFIEKYRITMWYSAPTAIRSLMKAGDEIVKKFDLSCLRHLASVGEPLNAEAVIWSEKVFGKPFYDTFWQTETGSHMICNYPGMKVKPGSMGKPFPGLTAAVLNAKTYEPISEPGVIGLIGFRPDWPALMRGYWNNEETFKKKFVNGWYLSGDRAKLDADGYYWFVGRDDDVINTGGHLVSPFEVESALLEYEAVAESAVVSKPDDINMEVVKAFVTLKPGFEPNDDTELQIMNYIRKRLSPLAMPQEIEFIEKLPKTRSGKIMRRILHAQEWGEEIGDTSTLEDD, from the coding sequence ATGTCGAACATCCGCTCTTACGAAGAACGATTGAAAGACTTCAGCTGGAAAATTGCTGAAGACGAACTTGACTACAAACCCGGCGATATGATCAATATCGGCTGGTACTGCTCCGACCGCATCTGCCAGATGGGCAAGGCAGATAAAATGGCCTTGCTCTGGGAAAACGCCATGGGCGTTGAAAAGAAATACACTTACAATGATGTGAGGCTGACTTCCAACACCATCGGCCATTTCCTCCGCTCGCTGGGCATAGATGCCGGCGACAGGGTGTGCATTTTTTTGGATCGCATCCCCGAACTCTACCTTGGATTTTTGGGCGTGCTGAAAATCGGCGCCATCGTGCAGCCATTGTTTTCCGCTTTTGGCGAAGAATCCCTGCATGTTCGCCTCGAGAATGCCGAAACCACCGCCATCATTACACAGCGCAAGCATGTGGGTAAGGTTCGCAAGCTCATTGACAAAATGCCTTATCTCAAGCACATCATCATTGTTGACCACGATGGCAAAAAAGAACTCAAGGAACGCGAAGTGGTGTTCTCTCTCGAAGATGCCGAACCGGTTGAGCATATCGAAATTCATCCAACAACCGCCGAGTCGCCATCGGTGCTGCATTACACATCAGGAACCACCGGTCAGCCGAAAGGCGTGAAGCATGTGCATTATTCGCTGATTTCTCAATATCTGACCTCAAAATGGACATTGGATTTACAGGAAGATGACATATACTGGTGCACCGCAGACCCGGGTTGGGTAACCGGAACATCCTATGGAATCATCGGCGGCTTCAGCAATGGCGTGACTAATTGCGTACTCGAAGCAGGTTTCTCGGCAGAAGCCTGGTACCGGTTTATTGAAAAATACCGCATCACCATGTGGTATTCGGCGCCCACGGCAATCCGCTCGCTGATGAAAGCCGGCGATGAGATTGTGAAGAAATTTGATCTCTCATGCTTACGCCACTTAGCCAGTGTTGGAGAACCACTCAATGCCGAAGCCGTGATCTGGTCGGAAAAAGTGTTTGGGAAACCATTTTACGATACTTTCTGGCAAACAGAAACCGGTTCGCACATGATTTGCAACTATCCCGGCATGAAGGTAAAACCCGGTAGCATGGGCAAGCCTTTCCCGGGCCTCACGGCTGCTGTTCTGAACGCAAAAACTTACGAACCCATTTCCGAACCCGGAGTTATTGGGTTGATTGGCTTCAGACCCGATTGGCCTGCTTTGATGAGAGGTTACTGGAACAACGAAGAAACCTTCAAAAAGAAATTCGTAAACGGCTGGTATCTCTCCGGCGACCGCGCAAAACTGGATGCCGATGGTTATTACTGGTTTGTAGGCCGTGATGACGATGTGATCAACACCGGCGGACACCTTGTAAGTCCGTTTGAAGTAGAATCTGCATTGCTGGAATATGAAGCCGTAGCCGAATCTGCCGTGGTGAGCAAACCCGATGATATCAACATGGAAGTTGTAAAAGCTTTTGTGACCCTGAAACCTGGGTTCGAACCCAATGACGACACCGAACTGCAAATCATGAATTACATCAGGAAAAGGCTTTCGCCCCTGGCCATGCCGCAGGAAATTGAGTTCATTGAAAAACTCCCCAAAACCCGCAGCGGCAAGATCATGCGCCGTATCCTCCACGCACAGGAGTGGGGAGAGGAGATTGGGGATACTTCCACTCTTGAAGATGATTAG
- a CDS encoding four helix bundle protein codes for MFAKSFEDLEIWKMAREIVKDVYVDFSACRDFEFRNQINSASISIMNNIAEGHGREGKKEFHQFLNISKSSCNEVKNMYYIAEDLNYLNKETAEKRRLRCDHEKNAIAKLMYHLKSK; via the coding sequence ATGTTTGCGAAGAGTTTTGAGGATTTGGAGATTTGGAAGATGGCAAGGGAAATTGTTAAAGATGTTTATGTGGATTTCAGTGCTTGCAGAGACTTTGAGTTCAGGAATCAAATAAACAGTGCATCCATCTCAATTATGAATAATATTGCTGAAGGCCATGGCCGTGAAGGCAAAAAGGAATTTCACCAGTTTCTCAATATTTCAAAATCATCATGTAATGAAGTAAAGAACATGTATTACATCGCTGAGGACCTGAACTATCTCAACAAAGAAACAGCCGAAAAACGAAGATTAAGGTGCGATCACGAAAAAAACGCAATCGCCAAACTTATGTACCACCTCAAATCCAAGTAA
- a CDS encoding glycine C-acetyltransferase, whose translation MAYSNKVRDIYKQTLTDMQDAGLFKVERYIHSSQAADIEVEFPEGASLKKVINMCANNYLGLSSHPDVIKAAHEGLDTRGYGMSSVRFICGTQDIHKELERKVTEFLGTEDTILFPSCMDANAGVFEAILTKDDVMISDRLVHASIIDGIRLCSAMTDTFKHSDMAHLESKLQLHSDKRLKVVITDGVFSMDGDTAKLDDMVELCDKYDAMLFVDDSHSSGFIGKTGRGTHEHCGVMGKIDIITTTFGKALGGASGGCVSGRKELVEMCRQKARPYLFSNTIAPVVVAGVLKVLEILSASTERRDKLEANTAFWRKGLEEAGFVLRPGDTPIVPVMLFNARLAQDFSRDLFAEGIYAIGFFFPVVPQSAARIRTQISAGHEMHHLEKALDAFIKVGKKYNILGKSKQEIIEMYGM comes from the coding sequence ATGGCTTACAGCAACAAAGTAAGAGACATTTACAAGCAAACCCTGACCGACATGCAGGACGCAGGCTTGTTCAAAGTTGAACGTTATATACACTCCTCACAGGCTGCCGACATTGAAGTGGAATTCCCCGAAGGCGCTTCCCTGAAAAAAGTCATTAACATGTGCGCAAACAACTATTTGGGGCTTTCGAGCCATCCGGATGTGATCAAAGCTGCACACGAAGGACTTGATACCCGCGGCTATGGCATGTCATCCGTAAGGTTTATCTGTGGAACCCAGGACATTCACAAAGAACTGGAGCGCAAGGTTACCGAATTCCTTGGAACCGAAGACACTATCCTTTTTCCGTCTTGTATGGACGCTAACGCCGGCGTTTTTGAGGCGATCCTAACCAAAGATGATGTGATGATCAGTGACCGTTTGGTTCACGCCAGCATCATTGACGGCATTCGTCTTTGCAGTGCGATGACCGATACCTTCAAACACAGCGACATGGCACACCTGGAGTCGAAACTGCAACTGCACAGCGATAAGCGCCTGAAAGTTGTGATAACCGATGGTGTTTTCAGCATGGACGGCGATACCGCCAAACTTGACGATATGGTGGAACTCTGCGATAAGTACGATGCCATGCTGTTTGTGGATGACAGTCACTCCAGCGGCTTCATTGGCAAAACCGGCCGTGGCACCCACGAACATTGCGGCGTGATGGGCAAGATTGACATCATCACTACTACTTTCGGGAAAGCGCTTGGTGGTGCATCCGGCGGCTGTGTGTCGGGTCGTAAGGAGCTGGTGGAAATGTGCCGCCAGAAAGCGCGTCCCTATCTTTTCTCGAACACGATTGCTCCAGTGGTTGTGGCAGGCGTTTTGAAAGTGCTTGAAATCCTTTCAGCCTCCACCGAACGTCGCGATAAACTTGAAGCAAATACTGCATTCTGGCGTAAAGGTTTGGAAGAAGCCGGCTTTGTGCTTCGTCCCGGCGATACACCCATTGTTCCGGTGATGTTGTTCAATGCCAGGCTTGCCCAGGATTTCTCACGCGATTTGTTTGCCGAAGGCATTTACGCCATTGGGTTCTTCTTCCCGGTGGTTCCGCAAAGCGCCGCACGTATCCGCACGCAAATCTCAGCCGGCCACGAAATGCACCACCTCGAAAAAGCGCTGGATGCTTTCATTAAAGTAGGCAAGAAGTACAACATCCTTGGCAAGAGCAAGCAGGAGATTATTGAGATGTACGGGATGTAG